One Candidatus Hydrogenedentota bacterium DNA segment encodes these proteins:
- a CDS encoding leucine-rich repeat domain-containing protein: MELASNKIADLSPISGLTELYKLDLNSNEIQDLAHLANLHTLADLSIEDNKITSLAPLSDLTEMLWLSVDNNLISDLSHIAKLEKMLYLGISNNAIQDLSPVASFVNLGGLNANDNLIQDLSPLSGLMELGFLDVHTNLISDLSPLSGLIELYELLIYENSIEDLSPIAGLKNMLWLSASHNPITDIGVVSELPLLQVLALDGIEFGSLSPLTNLVHLTDLFAGSAGITDLSPLSGLTKLTWLSISNNAITDLTPVSGMTALTILSIGNNQISDLSPLSELTSLDSLSFFVNHVSDIGVLSGMENLRKVSMGANNVSNLEPLRHLEALQEIWIYDNPVFDLEPLYENAGIGNGDIIYAWQTPFTQESLCTAIPGLLGRGVTIQYTGACGDDADGDGLAAAYERSIQTKPDIADTDGDGVNDGDEVRAGTNPRVSDASGEGEGEGEGEGEGEGEGEGEGEGEGEGEGEGEGEGEGEGEGEGEGEGEGEGEGEGEGEGEGEGEGEGEGEGESPVTIADPALEAWIRVDLNIPSAPLYPSDMARLDMIQVAGLGISDLSGLEYATGMWHLDLEGNNIADLGPLSNLTGLQSLVLDDNDVPDIGPISGLTELRYLKMRNNQVSDLSPLLGLSNLTLLDVSANPIQSIEPLSILTTIDTLSMADLGLESEDLRAIALLSALDFLDVSSNEIDDLSVVENFPNLRWLVAYENVIESLSPVSGLEGLQYLYAGINPIKTLAPVSGLLLSHLNLHQCQIEDLAPLAGMTSLQLLNVTGGTFTDLSPLAGLTNLDELYVGHSDASDLTPLAGLTGLDVLEIEWMTNLSDLGPLATLQALRQLYADGNEISDLSPIGLLPALDVLYLRENDISDLSPLADAPKLRSLYLDGNQVGNPEVLTGVDTLRTLDLGHNGLTNVTAFESLPQLTRIFLAGNNIQDALPLAAATGLHKLDLSSNRFTDVGTLPAMAQNGGLLLLGDNGIADLGPLATYLESAPDLLVELGKNPLPSAAFCTSIPGIESAGHQVYFDIDWQDDIFTPFGNRELACFEPEGDPDGDHITNLDEVNQGTNPAVADGAGEGEGEGEGEGEISVTEMTPAQLYSGIASDITILGDFDLESPLSVEQAEAAFEVTLNGVAASFRVGATEEGQGNGIAATDGALYLTAPGLSVSSQDGDEIPLEVSVRERIQPARVAVLEEGLSLVRTVLLTVGQVGSGTVTVLDPSLDDHGRYPAGSEVRISVQASSGQSFLERILVNGDLNEAVVVANVLRLTLTEDTTVSVRFKDIAQGGEGEGEGEGEGEGEGEGEGEGEGEGEGEGEGEGEGEGEGEGEGEGEGEGEGEGEGEGEGEG, translated from the coding sequence TTGGAACTGGCCAGCAATAAGATTGCCGATTTGTCGCCAATATCAGGTTTGACGGAATTGTACAAATTAGACCTGAATTCGAACGAAATCCAAGACTTGGCGCATCTTGCAAACTTGCATACGCTGGCTGATCTTTCCATCGAAGACAACAAGATCACAAGCCTGGCTCCCTTGAGCGACCTAACCGAGATGCTCTGGCTGAGCGTGGACAATAACTTGATCTCCGACCTCTCTCACATAGCCAAGCTTGAAAAAATGTTGTACCTGGGAATCTCCAATAACGCTATTCAGGATTTGAGTCCGGTGGCATCCTTCGTCAACCTTGGGGGCCTGAACGCCAACGACAACCTGATTCAGGATTTAAGCCCGCTCAGCGGACTCATGGAATTGGGATTTCTTGATGTACACACGAACTTGATTTCAGATCTATCGCCCCTATCCGGCCTGATCGAACTTTATGAGCTCCTGATCTATGAGAATTCGATCGAAGATCTTTCCCCTATTGCAGGCTTAAAAAACATGCTGTGGTTATCGGCTTCTCACAATCCGATAACGGATATTGGGGTAGTTTCCGAACTGCCTTTGCTTCAGGTCCTCGCTTTGGATGGGATTGAATTCGGCTCGCTCTCGCCATTGACCAATCTGGTCCATCTGACGGACTTATTTGCAGGTTCCGCGGGGATAACGGATCTCTCGCCACTGTCAGGGTTGACCAAACTCACTTGGTTATCCATTTCGAACAATGCGATTACCGATCTCACCCCGGTTTCCGGGATGACCGCGCTGACGATTCTATCCATCGGAAACAATCAAATTTCAGACTTGAGTCCGTTGAGCGAACTTACTTCTTTGGATTCCCTTTCCTTTTTTGTCAATCATGTCAGCGACATTGGTGTCCTTTCTGGAATGGAGAATCTTAGAAAGGTCTCGATGGGCGCCAACAATGTTTCCAACCTTGAACCCCTGCGACACCTTGAAGCGTTGCAGGAGATATGGATTTACGACAATCCCGTTTTCGATCTGGAACCACTATATGAAAACGCGGGAATCGGCAACGGTGATATCATTTACGCTTGGCAGACCCCTTTTACACAGGAATCACTCTGTACCGCAATTCCTGGACTGCTTGGCCGCGGGGTCACCATACAGTACACCGGAGCGTGTGGAGACGACGCGGATGGCGATGGTTTGGCTGCAGCCTATGAACGCTCAATTCAAACCAAGCCAGATATCGCGGATACCGATGGTGATGGCGTGAACGATGGAGATGAAGTTCGCGCGGGAACAAATCCGCGAGTATCCGATGCGTCTGGAGAAGGCGAGGGCGAAGGCGAAGGAGAAGGTGAAGGAGAAGGCGAAGGAGAAGGCGAAGGCGAAGGAGAGGGAGAGGGAGAGGGAGAGGGAGAAGGCGAGGGAGAAGGCGAAGGCGAAGGCGAAGGCGAAGGCGAGGGAGAAGGCGAGGGAGAAGGCGAGGGAGAAGGTGAGGGAGAAGGTGAGGGAGAAGGTGAGGGAGAGGGTGAAGGCGAGTCTCCAGTAACCATAGCCGACCCTGCCTTGGAGGCATGGATTCGCGTCGACTTGAATATCCCCAGCGCACCGTTGTATCCAAGTGATATGGCGCGTTTGGACATGATCCAGGTGGCCGGGCTGGGCATAAGTGACTTAAGCGGTCTTGAGTATGCAACAGGCATGTGGCACCTCGACCTGGAAGGCAACAATATCGCCGACCTCGGACCACTCAGCAACCTGACCGGTCTGCAGTCATTGGTTCTGGACGACAACGATGTGCCAGACATCGGACCCATCAGCGGCTTGACAGAGTTGCGATATCTGAAGATGAGAAATAACCAGGTGTCGGATTTGAGTCCGCTCCTCGGCCTCTCAAATCTTACGCTGCTGGACGTCTCTGCCAACCCGATTCAAAGCATCGAGCCGCTGTCCATATTGACCACCATCGACACACTCTCCATGGCCGATCTCGGGTTGGAGAGTGAAGACTTGAGGGCGATAGCCCTGCTGTCTGCGCTGGATTTTCTGGACGTTTCGTCGAATGAGATCGACGACCTATCGGTCGTTGAAAACTTCCCGAATCTTCGCTGGCTTGTGGCCTATGAAAATGTGATCGAGAGTCTCTCGCCGGTGTCCGGCCTGGAAGGGCTTCAGTATCTTTACGCGGGCATCAATCCTATAAAGACACTCGCTCCGGTATCCGGTTTGTTGTTGAGTCATTTGAATCTTCACCAATGTCAGATCGAAGATCTGGCTCCACTCGCCGGCATGACGAGTCTGCAGTTGCTGAACGTCACCGGCGGAACCTTCACGGATCTCTCGCCACTGGCGGGGCTGACCAATCTCGACGAATTGTATGTGGGCCATAGCGACGCGTCGGACCTGACGCCCCTGGCCGGTTTGACCGGACTCGATGTGCTCGAAATCGAATGGATGACCAACCTCTCCGATCTGGGGCCCCTGGCCACCTTGCAGGCCCTGCGCCAGCTCTACGCCGACGGCAATGAAATCAGCGACCTGAGCCCAATCGGGTTGTTGCCCGCACTGGATGTGCTCTATCTTCGCGAGAATGACATCAGCGATCTCAGCCCCCTCGCGGACGCGCCGAAACTGCGCTCCCTCTATCTTGATGGGAATCAGGTCGGCAATCCTGAGGTCCTCACCGGTGTGGATACCCTGCGTACCCTGGATCTGGGGCACAATGGACTAACGAATGTGACCGCATTTGAATCGTTGCCGCAATTGACGAGAATTTTCTTGGCTGGCAACAACATACAGGATGCATTGCCACTTGCGGCGGCAACGGGTCTTCATAAGTTGGATCTCTCGTCCAACAGATTTACCGACGTTGGCACGCTTCCCGCCATGGCGCAGAACGGTGGACTCCTGCTCCTGGGAGACAACGGTATCGCCGATTTGGGCCCGCTGGCCACCTACCTCGAATCCGCGCCCGATCTGCTCGTCGAGCTGGGGAAGAATCCGCTTCCCTCAGCGGCTTTCTGCACAAGCATACCTGGTATCGAAAGTGCCGGTCACCAGGTGTATTTCGATATCGACTGGCAGGACGACATATTTACCCCCTTTGGTAACCGGGAACTGGCGTGTTTCGAACCGGAAGGGGATCCCGATGGGGACCACATCACCAATCTTGACGAGGTCAATCAGGGCACTAACCCAGCCGTTGCTGATGGCGCGGGTGAAGGTGAAGGGGAAGGGGAAGGGGAAGGGGAAATCTCCGTCACCGAAATGACCCCGGCCCAATTGTATTCGGGGATTGCCAGCGATATAACGATCCTTGGCGACTTCGACCTCGAAAGTCCGTTGTCAGTAGAACAGGCGGAAGCGGCGTTTGAAGTTACCTTGAATGGTGTCGCGGCGTCCTTCCGCGTGGGCGCTACGGAGGAAGGTCAGGGAAATGGCATCGCCGCGACCGACGGGGCACTCTATTTGACCGCGCCCGGGTTGAGCGTCTCATCGCAAGATGGAGACGAGATCCCATTGGAAGTTTCGGTGCGTGAGCGCATCCAGCCCGCCCGCGTGGCGGTGCTGGAAGAGGGCCTCTCCCTTGTTCGAACCGTCTTGCTTACGGTTGGACAAGTTGGCAGCGGCACGGTGACAGTTTTGGACCCATCGTTG
- a CDS encoding GNAT family N-acetyltransferase: protein MRTERLLRNSATHRRLGRPLVKSDLEFNFVLGDRIACMNPAHWDELAEGNSLLLSRASLGHFEESGPQSIRTRYGMIFHDAVPVAALVVRIVSMGEPPAVPDTAQPRRTGNFRASVRPSDGTMNLRPEVPSRSVLICGDYYVGGFHGVLLRDESALGRLWPAIATVLQRIALQEGLDPEHDFILIKDIPGSATSETRLLRHSQYRRVESSPNMVLSLAARWKSYEDYLAHLNVRYRLSAVRAARDLLRQGIVAEPLSDLAPWASRMHALYLSVQRRSISNFIPLPQDFLPGLAAMLSTEQFRCTALMKDGAMVGFSFTLKDRDTALCYCLGWDTEVGQQSPMLPSLLHAVIRDALNLGCRQVNFGRTALRAKAQMGAQPEAAELWVYETRSGLEAPVAPLLDTLSHAPYGEQATPLPL, encoded by the coding sequence ATGCGCACGGAACGTTTGCTTCGGAATTCAGCCACCCATCGCCGACTTGGCCGACCGTTGGTGAAGAGCGATCTGGAATTCAATTTTGTACTCGGGGATCGCATCGCCTGCATGAATCCCGCGCACTGGGATGAATTGGCCGAGGGCAATTCACTGCTTCTTTCGCGGGCGAGCCTGGGACATTTCGAGGAATCGGGTCCCCAATCCATTCGCACGCGCTACGGGATGATCTTTCACGACGCGGTTCCGGTTGCGGCGCTGGTGGTGCGGATTGTGTCGATGGGCGAGCCGCCCGCAGTGCCGGACACCGCCCAGCCCCGCCGCACAGGCAACTTTCGCGCTTCGGTCCGCCCTTCCGATGGAACGATGAACCTGAGGCCCGAAGTCCCTTCGCGCAGCGTGTTGATCTGCGGAGATTATTATGTGGGCGGCTTTCACGGGGTGCTGCTTCGCGATGAAAGCGCGCTGGGCCGACTCTGGCCGGCGATTGCAACGGTGTTGCAGCGGATCGCCCTGCAGGAGGGGCTCGATCCCGAGCATGATTTCATCCTCATTAAGGATATTCCCGGCAGTGCGACATCGGAGACGCGTCTGCTTCGCCACAGCCAGTATCGTCGTGTGGAGTCCTCACCCAACATGGTGCTTTCCCTCGCCGCGCGATGGAAGAGCTATGAGGACTATCTCGCCCACTTGAATGTGCGCTACCGCCTGAGCGCGGTGCGGGCGGCGCGGGATTTGCTCCGGCAGGGCATAGTCGCCGAGCCGCTGAGCGACCTGGCGCCGTGGGCGTCGCGGATGCACGCGCTGTACCTGAGCGTGCAGCGACGCTCCATCTCCAACTTTATTCCCCTGCCGCAGGACTTTCTGCCCGGGCTGGCGGCGATGTTGAGTACGGAGCAGTTCCGCTGCACGGCGCTGATGAAAGATGGGGCGATGGTCGGCTTTTCCTTCACGCTCAAAGATCGGGACACGGCCCTGTGTTATTGCCTGGGCTGGGACACGGAGGTGGGCCAGCAGAGTCCCATGCTGCCGTCGTTGCTGCACGCCGTCATTCGCGACGCGCTGAACCTGGGCTGCCGGCAGGTGAATTTCGGGCGGACGGCGCTTCGGGCAAAGGCCCAGATGGGGGCCCAGCCCGAGGCCGCCGAGCTTTGGGTATACGAGACCCGCTCCGGACTGGAAGCGCCCGTAGCGCCACTCCTGGACACGCTGTCCCACGCGCCCTACGGCGAGCAGGCGACGCCGCTGCCGCTCTGA
- a CDS encoding ATP-binding protein: MKTITVQVREDHLETVAKSKPMTAIAELIWNALDAEATEVNVRFQLNELDGLEAIQIADNGTGLHYDDGIMVFQSLGGSWKRPNGKTHELKRELHGKYGKGRFRAFTLGQSVTWYSVYEEAGDRYYFAISGTADRLGQFQVSNPKGAGEKQRGMTVEMINPPLACGVLLGVKALQEVTDIFALYLRQYPGVRITYDNVVLDPANAEHGFARYTLDEMVMENGERVQAELEVVEWNLPGKRGVYLCDEHGFMRHNALPRLHYRGFSYTAYVKTSHVTTLDREGLLQAGDLVSDVRQLLDAARTKLREHFNLQEAKRAMDTLEKWQADEIYPYLSAPRDEHEANERRIFDIYATHLHQIFPDFATASLRSKRLTLSLLKELVAAEPTRVARVLDQVLDFPEEKEEAILELMAAH, from the coding sequence TTGAAGACTATTACCGTTCAGGTTCGGGAAGACCACCTCGAAACCGTCGCCAAGTCCAAGCCCATGACCGCCATCGCCGAACTCATCTGGAATGCGCTGGACGCCGAGGCCACCGAGGTGAATGTGCGCTTCCAATTGAATGAGCTGGACGGGCTGGAAGCCATCCAGATTGCGGACAACGGCACCGGCCTTCACTATGACGACGGTATCATGGTGTTCCAGAGCCTCGGCGGCTCCTGGAAGCGACCCAACGGAAAGACCCACGAGCTCAAGCGCGAACTCCACGGCAAGTACGGCAAGGGTCGATTCCGCGCCTTCACCCTCGGCCAGAGCGTGACCTGGTACTCGGTGTATGAAGAGGCGGGGGACCGCTACTACTTCGCCATCAGCGGCACCGCCGACCGCCTGGGACAGTTCCAGGTCAGCAACCCCAAGGGCGCGGGGGAAAAGCAGCGCGGAATGACCGTGGAGATGATCAATCCGCCTCTGGCCTGCGGCGTGCTCCTGGGCGTCAAGGCCCTGCAGGAAGTCACCGACATCTTCGCCCTCTACCTGCGCCAATATCCCGGCGTGCGCATTACCTACGACAACGTCGTGCTCGACCCCGCCAACGCGGAGCACGGCTTCGCCCGTTATACGCTGGACGAAATGGTGATGGAGAATGGCGAGCGGGTTCAGGCCGAGCTGGAAGTGGTGGAGTGGAATCTGCCCGGCAAGCGCGGCGTTTACCTCTGCGATGAGCACGGCTTCATGCGCCATAACGCCCTGCCCCGCCTTCACTACCGCGGCTTCAGCTACACCGCCTACGTCAAGACCAGCCACGTGACCACCCTGGATCGCGAAGGCCTCCTTCAGGCGGGCGACCTCGTATCCGACGTGCGCCAACTCCTGGACGCCGCGCGCACCAAACTGCGCGAGCACTTCAATCTCCAGGAAGCGAAGCGCGCCATGGACACCCTGGAGAAATGGCAGGCCGACGAGATCTACCCCTACCTCAGCGCGCCGCGCGACGAGCACGAGGCCAACGAGCGGCGCATCTTCGATATCTATGCGACGCACCTCCACCAGATCTTCCCCGACTTCGCCACGGCAAGCCTCCGGAGCAAACGGCTTACCCTGTCCCTGCTGAAGGAACTCGTGGCCGCGGAGCCGACCCGCGTCGCGCGGGTCCTCGATCAAGTCCTCGACTTCCCGGAAGAAAAGGAAGAAGCGATTCTGGAGTTGATGGCCGCGCACTGA